The following proteins are co-located in the Lacticaseibacillus paracasei subsp. paracasei genome:
- a CDS encoding DNA-directed RNA polymerase subunit beta, with product MAGHLVNYGKHRTRRSYARIKEVLDLPNLIEIQTNSYQWFLDEGLKEMFDDIMPIDDFQGKLSLEFVGYQLLEPKYTVEEARQHDANYSAPLHVTLRLTNHETGEIKSQDVFFGDFPLMTKQGTFIINGAERVIVSQLVRSPGVYFHSETDKNSRVTYGTTVIPNRGAWLEYETDAKDIAYVRIDRTRKIPLTELVRALGFGSDQDIINMFGDNDSLMLTLEKDVHKNTDDSRTDEALKDIYERLRPGEPKTADSSRSLLYARFFDPKRYDLASVGRYKVNKKLSLKTRLLNQVLAETLADPDTGEVIAQKGTKVDRQVMDKLAPYLDRDDFKTITYQPSDQGVVTDPIELQSIKVYSQVTPDKEINLIGNGHIGKKVKHIVPADVLASMNYFLNLQEGLGSIDDIDHLGNRRIRSVGELLQNQFRIGLSRMERVVRERMSIQDTATVTPQQLINIRPVVASIKEFFGSSQLSQFMDQTNPLGELTHKRRLSALGPGGLTRDRAGYEVRDVHYTHYGRMCPIETPEGPNIGLINSLASYAVVNPYGFIETPYRRVSWDTHKVTDKIDYLTADEEDNYIVAQANSPLNDDGSFVDETVLARHKDNNIEISPDKVDYMDVSPKQVVAVATACIPFLENDDSNRALMGANMQRQAVPLVNPHAPLVGTGMEYKAAHDSGTAVLANNAGTVEYVDAKQIRVRREDGALDAYNLMKFKRSNAGKNYNQRPIVTIGDHVDVDEIIADGPAMQNGELALGQNPIIAFMTWNMYNYEDAIVLSERLVKDDVYTSIHIEEYESEARDTKLGPEEVTREIPNVGEEALKDLDEFGVVRVGAEVRDGDILVGKVTPKGVTELSAEERLLHAIFGEKAREVRDTSLRVPHGGGGIIQDVKIFTREAGDELSPGVNMMVRVYITQKRKIQVGDKMAGRHGNKGTVSVVVPEEDMPYLPDGTPVDICLSPMGVPSRMNIGQVLELHLGMAARNLGIHVATPVFDGANDKDLWATVKEAGMASDGKSVLYDGRTGEPFENRVSVGIMYYMKLSHMVDDKIHARSIGPYSLVTQQPLGGKAQFGGQRFGEMEVWALEAYGAAYTLQEILTYKSDDVVGRVKTYEAIVKGEPIPKPGVPESFRVLVKELQALGLDMKVLGADKKEIELRDMDDDEDDIVSVDALAKFAAQQEEKKAHEAAAQATDGKSANSTDDKK from the coding sequence TTGGCAGGACACTTAGTGAATTATGGTAAGCACCGGACACGCCGGTCCTATGCCCGGATCAAGGAAGTTTTGGATCTTCCTAATCTGATCGAGATCCAAACGAATTCTTACCAATGGTTCCTCGATGAAGGTCTCAAAGAAATGTTCGACGATATTATGCCGATCGATGACTTTCAAGGGAAACTGTCACTGGAATTTGTCGGCTATCAACTGCTGGAACCAAAATATACTGTTGAGGAAGCACGCCAACACGATGCAAACTACTCTGCACCGTTGCATGTGACCTTGCGTTTAACCAACCATGAAACAGGCGAGATTAAGAGCCAAGATGTGTTCTTTGGCGACTTCCCGCTGATGACCAAACAAGGGACGTTTATTATTAATGGTGCCGAACGGGTCATCGTTTCTCAGTTGGTCCGTTCACCTGGCGTTTATTTCCATAGCGAAACAGACAAGAACTCACGTGTCACTTATGGCACAACCGTGATTCCTAACCGGGGCGCCTGGCTTGAATATGAAACTGACGCCAAAGATATCGCGTATGTCCGAATCGATCGGACACGGAAGATTCCGCTGACCGAATTGGTTCGGGCGTTGGGCTTCGGTTCCGATCAAGACATTATCAACATGTTTGGTGACAATGATTCCTTGATGCTTACGCTTGAAAAAGATGTGCATAAGAACACGGATGATTCCCGTACGGACGAAGCGTTGAAGGATATCTACGAACGTCTACGTCCTGGCGAACCAAAAACAGCCGATTCATCGCGGTCTCTTTTGTATGCCCGCTTCTTCGACCCGAAGCGTTATGATCTTGCTTCGGTTGGTCGTTACAAAGTGAATAAGAAGCTGAGCCTTAAGACCCGGCTTTTGAATCAGGTTTTGGCAGAAACACTGGCCGATCCTGATACTGGTGAAGTCATTGCGCAAAAGGGCACCAAGGTTGATCGTCAAGTGATGGACAAGTTGGCACCATATCTTGACCGCGACGATTTCAAGACCATCACCTACCAACCTTCCGATCAAGGCGTTGTCACTGATCCGATCGAATTACAGAGTATCAAAGTATACTCACAAGTGACCCCTGATAAAGAAATCAATTTGATTGGTAACGGTCATATTGGTAAAAAAGTGAAGCACATCGTCCCAGCTGATGTTTTGGCATCAATGAACTACTTCCTGAATCTTCAGGAAGGCTTGGGTTCAATTGATGACATTGATCACTTGGGTAACCGGCGGATTCGTTCCGTTGGTGAACTGTTGCAAAACCAATTCCGGATCGGGCTTTCTCGGATGGAACGTGTTGTCCGTGAGCGGATGTCCATTCAAGATACCGCTACGGTAACACCGCAACAATTGATCAACATTCGGCCAGTTGTAGCTTCTATCAAGGAATTCTTCGGCAGTTCCCAACTGTCGCAGTTTATGGATCAGACGAATCCGCTTGGTGAGTTAACGCATAAGCGTCGTCTGTCTGCTCTTGGACCTGGTGGGTTGACGCGTGACCGTGCCGGTTATGAAGTCCGGGACGTTCACTACACCCATTATGGCCGTATGTGTCCGATTGAAACGCCTGAAGGCCCGAACATCGGGTTGATTAACAGTCTTGCTTCTTATGCGGTTGTTAATCCTTATGGTTTTATTGAAACGCCATATCGCCGTGTTTCTTGGGATACGCATAAAGTTACCGACAAAATCGACTATTTGACTGCCGATGAAGAAGATAACTACATCGTTGCGCAGGCGAACTCGCCTTTGAACGACGATGGTTCCTTTGTTGACGAAACCGTTCTGGCTCGTCACAAGGATAACAACATTGAAATTTCTCCAGACAAAGTTGACTACATGGACGTTTCGCCTAAACAGGTTGTTGCGGTCGCAACGGCTTGCATTCCTTTCTTGGAAAACGATGACTCCAACCGTGCTTTGATGGGTGCGAACATGCAACGTCAGGCTGTGCCGTTGGTTAATCCGCATGCCCCACTTGTTGGGACTGGGATGGAATACAAGGCAGCCCATGACTCCGGGACAGCGGTTTTGGCTAATAACGCTGGTACCGTTGAATATGTTGATGCTAAGCAAATTCGGGTTCGTCGTGAAGATGGCGCCTTGGATGCCTACAACTTGATGAAATTCAAGCGTAGTAACGCCGGTAAAAACTACAACCAGCGGCCAATCGTGACCATCGGCGATCATGTTGATGTTGACGAAATCATCGCTGATGGGCCAGCCATGCAAAATGGTGAATTAGCATTGGGACAAAACCCGATCATCGCCTTCATGACTTGGAACATGTACAACTACGAAGATGCGATTGTACTCTCCGAACGACTCGTTAAAGATGATGTTTACACCTCAATCCATATTGAAGAATATGAATCTGAAGCACGTGACACCAAGCTTGGACCTGAAGAAGTAACGCGTGAAATTCCAAACGTCGGTGAAGAAGCCCTTAAGGATCTGGATGAATTTGGTGTCGTTCGTGTCGGCGCTGAAGTGCGTGACGGTGATATTTTGGTCGGCAAGGTTACACCTAAGGGCGTTACTGAATTGTCAGCTGAAGAACGGTTACTGCATGCGATCTTTGGTGAGAAAGCACGTGAAGTACGTGACACCTCGCTGCGGGTTCCCCATGGCGGCGGCGGGATCATTCAAGACGTTAAGATCTTTACTCGTGAAGCCGGCGATGAGCTGTCTCCTGGTGTGAATATGATGGTCCGCGTTTATATTACGCAGAAGCGGAAGATTCAGGTCGGTGATAAGATGGCCGGTCGTCACGGGAACAAAGGGACGGTTTCCGTCGTTGTGCCTGAAGAGGACATGCCATACTTGCCAGACGGTACCCCAGTTGACATCTGCTTGTCACCAATGGGTGTGCCAAGTCGTATGAACATCGGACAGGTGCTGGAATTGCATCTGGGGATGGCTGCACGTAACTTGGGCATTCATGTTGCAACGCCTGTTTTCGATGGCGCCAACGATAAAGATCTGTGGGCAACCGTTAAGGAAGCCGGTATGGCATCTGATGGTAAGTCTGTCTTGTATGACGGTCGAACTGGTGAACCATTCGAAAACCGTGTTTCTGTCGGAATCATGTACTACATGAAACTGTCTCACATGGTTGACGATAAGATTCATGCTCGTTCCATTGGACCTTACAGTTTAGTTACCCAACAGCCACTTGGTGGTAAAGCTCAGTTTGGTGGTCAGCGTTTTGGTGAAATGGAAGTTTGGGCCCTTGAAGCTTATGGCGCGGCTTATACTTTGCAGGAAATCCTGACTTACAAGTCCGATGACGTGGTTGGCCGGGTTAAGACCTATGAAGCCATCGTTAAGGGCGAACCGATTCCTAAGCCGGGTGTACCAGAATCCTTCCGTGTGCTTGTCAAAGAATTGCAAGCACTGGGTCTGGATATGAAGGTCCTTGGCGCGGATAAAAAAGAAATTGAACTGCGGGACATGGACGACGACGAGGATGACATTGTTTCTGTCGATGCCTTGGCGAAGTTTGCTGCTCAGCAGGAAGAAAAGAAGGCTCACGAAGCCGCAGCACAAGCAACTGACGGTAAGTCTGCCAACAGTACCGACGATAAGAAATAG
- the rpoC gene encoding DNA-directed RNA polymerase subunit beta' — protein sequence MIDVNKFESMQIGLASPDKIRSWSYGEVKKPETINYRTLKPERDGLFDERIFGPTKDWECACGKYKRIRYKGIVCDRCGVEVTRSKVRRERMGHIELAAPVTHIWYFKGIPSRMGLVLDMSPRSLEEIIYFASYVVIDPGDTPMEKKQLLTEREYREKREEYGQTFNAKMGAEAIKELLQDVELDKEVAELKEDLKSAQGQKRTRAIRRLDILDAFKESGNDPAWMVMDTIPVIPPDLRPMVQLEGGRFATSDLNDLYRRVINRNNRLKRLLDLNAPSIIVQNEKRMLQEAVDALIDNGRRGRPVTGPGNRPLKSLSHMLKGKQGRFRQNLLGKRVDYSGRSVIDVGPWLKFYQCGVPREMALELFKPFVMRELVKRDMASNIKNARRKIDRQDDDVWDVLEDVIKERPVLLNRAPTLHRLGIQAFEPVLVDGKSIRLHPLVCEAYNADFDGDQMAIHVPLSDEAMAEARMLMLAAHHILAPKDGKPIVTPSQDVVLGNYYLTMEQKGREGEGMIFKDTNEVLMALQNGYVHLHSRIGIATNSFTDKPFTDDQKQKIMVTSVGKAIFNEIMPKDFPYLNEPTQDNIVNGVPDKYFIDKGEDISDYLEDAPLIDPFKKGFLSDIIAQVFKVYKVQRTSDLLDDMKTLGYTQSTNSGLTVGIADITNLKEKPEIVEAAHKKVATVSKQFRRGLITDEERHDRVIQIWNDAKDDIQQKLVDSFDPNNPISMMSDSGARGNISNFTQLAGMRGLMAAPNGGMMEVPVISNFREGLSVMEMFMSTHGARKGMTDTALKTADSGYLTRRLVDVAQDVIVREEDCGTDRGLVVSAIREGNEMIEPLYDRLVGRFTMKDVLDPKSGEVLVKRNTLMDEDTAQMIVDAGVESVTIRSVFTCNTKHGVCQKCYGRNMATGEQVEVGEAVGTVAAQSIGEPGTQLTMRNFHTGGVAGGEDITQGLPRVQEIFEARNPKGEAVITEVTGEITAIDENPAEHTREITVKGETDTRTYSVPYASSVAVAEGDHINRGERLTGGSIDPKQLIKVRDVMATENYLLSEVQKVYRMQGVDIGDKHVEVMVRQMLRKIRVMDPGDTNILPGTLLDIADFKEKNTQAIISGGIPATGRPVLLGITKASLETNSFLSAASFQETTRVLTDASIRGKNDPLIGLKENVIIGKIIPAGTGMATYRHEEPKSVGTVSDSVYSISDIEKQMKAKDGQQGDTDKK from the coding sequence TTGATTGATGTCAATAAGTTTGAAAGTATGCAAATCGGCTTAGCCTCGCCAGATAAAATCCGTAGCTGGTCCTATGGGGAAGTTAAAAAACCTGAGACCATCAACTACCGGACGTTAAAACCTGAGCGGGACGGCTTGTTCGATGAACGCATCTTCGGACCGACCAAGGACTGGGAATGTGCCTGTGGCAAGTACAAGCGGATTCGTTATAAGGGAATCGTTTGTGATCGCTGCGGTGTTGAAGTTACTCGTTCCAAGGTTCGCCGTGAGCGGATGGGTCATATCGAACTAGCCGCACCGGTTACCCACATCTGGTACTTCAAGGGCATCCCAAGTCGGATGGGTCTGGTACTGGACATGTCACCGCGGTCACTCGAAGAGATCATTTATTTTGCATCCTACGTTGTGATCGATCCTGGCGATACGCCGATGGAGAAAAAGCAGCTCCTGACCGAACGTGAATATCGTGAAAAACGCGAAGAATACGGTCAAACCTTCAATGCCAAGATGGGTGCTGAAGCCATCAAGGAATTGTTGCAGGATGTTGAGCTTGATAAAGAAGTTGCCGAATTAAAGGAAGACTTGAAGTCAGCCCAAGGCCAAAAGCGGACTCGTGCGATTCGCCGGTTGGATATTCTGGATGCCTTCAAGGAATCCGGTAATGATCCAGCTTGGATGGTCATGGACACGATCCCAGTTATCCCACCGGATCTGCGGCCAATGGTTCAACTTGAAGGTGGCCGTTTTGCCACTTCCGATCTGAACGACTTGTATCGACGGGTTATCAACCGAAATAATCGGTTGAAGCGCCTGCTTGATCTCAATGCGCCAAGTATCATTGTTCAAAACGAAAAGCGGATGCTGCAGGAAGCGGTTGATGCTTTGATTGATAATGGTCGTCGTGGCCGTCCGGTTACGGGGCCAGGTAATCGCCCGCTCAAGTCCCTATCACACATGCTGAAAGGGAAGCAAGGCCGGTTCCGTCAGAACTTGCTTGGTAAGCGTGTCGATTACTCCGGCCGTTCCGTTATTGATGTCGGCCCATGGCTGAAGTTCTATCAATGCGGTGTACCACGTGAAATGGCATTGGAACTGTTCAAGCCATTTGTGATGCGCGAATTGGTTAAGCGCGACATGGCTAGCAACATCAAGAATGCTCGTCGCAAGATTGATCGCCAAGATGATGATGTTTGGGACGTGCTTGAAGATGTCATCAAGGAACGTCCAGTGCTGTTGAACCGTGCACCTACCTTGCATCGACTTGGGATTCAGGCATTTGAACCTGTCCTTGTTGATGGGAAGTCCATCCGGTTGCACCCGCTGGTCTGCGAAGCTTATAACGCTGACTTTGATGGTGACCAGATGGCGATCCATGTACCGCTATCTGACGAAGCGATGGCTGAAGCACGGATGCTGATGTTGGCTGCACACCATATTTTGGCACCAAAAGATGGCAAGCCAATCGTTACGCCATCACAGGACGTTGTGCTGGGTAACTACTACCTGACCATGGAACAAAAAGGCCGCGAAGGTGAAGGCATGATCTTTAAGGACACCAACGAAGTGTTGATGGCCTTGCAAAACGGTTATGTCCACTTGCACAGCCGCATCGGGATTGCGACTAATTCCTTTACGGACAAGCCGTTTACCGATGATCAGAAACAAAAGATCATGGTCACCAGTGTTGGTAAGGCGATCTTTAACGAGATTATGCCGAAAGACTTCCCATATTTGAATGAACCGACGCAGGATAACATCGTCAATGGTGTGCCGGATAAGTATTTCATCGATAAGGGTGAAGACATCAGCGACTACCTTGAAGATGCACCGTTAATCGATCCATTCAAGAAAGGCTTCCTGTCTGACATCATTGCGCAAGTCTTCAAGGTCTATAAAGTTCAACGGACCAGTGACTTGCTGGATGATATGAAGACTTTGGGCTATACGCAGTCCACTAACTCTGGCTTGACTGTCGGGATCGCGGACATTACTAACTTGAAGGAAAAGCCTGAAATTGTCGAAGCTGCCCATAAGAAGGTTGCCACTGTTTCCAAGCAGTTCCGTCGTGGGTTGATTACCGACGAGGAACGGCATGATCGGGTTATCCAGATCTGGAATGATGCCAAAGATGATATTCAGCAGAAGCTGGTTGATTCGTTTGACCCGAACAACCCAATTTCGATGATGTCCGATTCAGGTGCTCGTGGTAACATTTCTAACTTTACACAGCTTGCCGGCATGCGTGGTCTGATGGCTGCGCCAAACGGTGGGATGATGGAAGTGCCTGTTATCTCGAACTTCCGTGAGGGCCTGTCCGTCATGGAAATGTTCATGTCAACTCACGGTGCTCGTAAAGGGATGACCGATACGGCGCTGAAGACGGCTGATTCAGGTTATCTGACTCGGCGGCTGGTTGATGTTGCACAGGATGTCATTGTTCGTGAAGAGGACTGCGGTACCGACCGTGGCTTAGTTGTCAGTGCTATCCGTGAAGGTAATGAAATGATCGAACCGTTGTATGATCGACTGGTTGGTCGTTTCACCATGAAGGATGTGCTGGATCCGAAGAGTGGCGAAGTGCTCGTCAAGCGCAATACCTTGATGGACGAAGATACTGCTCAGATGATCGTGGATGCCGGGGTTGAATCCGTCACGATCCGTTCGGTCTTCACTTGCAACACCAAACATGGGGTCTGCCAGAAGTGCTACGGTCGTAACATGGCCACTGGCGAACAAGTTGAAGTCGGCGAAGCTGTCGGGACTGTTGCTGCGCAATCTATCGGTGAACCTGGTACCCAGCTGACCATGCGGAACTTCCATACTGGCGGTGTTGCCGGTGGCGAAGATATTACGCAAGGGCTGCCTCGTGTTCAGGAAATCTTTGAAGCTCGTAACCCTAAAGGTGAAGCTGTGATTACGGAAGTGACCGGTGAAATTACGGCGATTGACGAAAATCCAGCTGAGCACACACGGGAAATCACGGTCAAAGGTGAAACCGACACCCGGACTTACAGCGTGCCATATGCTTCCAGTGTGGCAGTTGCTGAAGGCGACCACATTAATCGTGGCGAACGCCTGACTGGTGGTTCGATTGATCCTAAGCAATTGATTAAAGTGCGCGATGTCATGGCCACCGAAAATTACCTGCTTTCTGAAGTTCAGAAAGTTTACCGTATGCAAGGTGTTGATATCGGCGATAAGCACGTTGAAGTGATGGTCCGCCAGATGCTGCGCAAGATCCGGGTCATGGATCCAGGCGACACCAACATCTTGCCAGGAACCTTACTCGATATTGCTGACTTTAAGGAAAAGAATACGCAGGCAATTATCAGTGGCGGTATCCCTGCTACTGGTCGGCCAGTTCTACTGGGGATCACCAAGGCTTCCTTGGAGACCAACAGTTTCCTGTCTGCCGCTTCCTTCCAGGAAACGACACGGGTATTGACCGATGCCTCGATTCGCGGCAAGAACGATCCGCTGATCGGTTTGAAGGAAAATGTCATCATTGGGAAGATCATTCCGGCTGGTACCGGGATGGCAACGTATCGACACGAAGAACCAAAGAGTGTCGGCACGGTTTCCGACAGTGTCTATTCGATTTCAGACATCGAAAAGCAAATGAAAGCAAAAGACGGCCAGCAAGGCGATACGGACAAAAAGTAA
- a CDS encoding ATP-dependent Clp protease ATP-binding subunit: MDNLFTPSAKNVLLLAQEQAKYFHHHAVGTEHLLMALVMEKDGIAGKTLRQLGVTENDVHDEIERFTGYGTVDAAGQASDSYLPYSPKGKEILAFAGDEAKRLGALKIGTEHVLLGLLREDDILAARILQNLGLSLSKTRQMVFKKMGIADTAAKRRPMARGGARQDGQGTPTLDGLARDLTQMARENRMDPVVGRDKEVRRLIQILARRTKNNPVLIGEPGVGKTAIAEGFAEKIVSGKVPDDMVNKRLMMLDMGSLVAGTKYRGEFEDRLKKIIDEIYKDGNVILFIDELHTLIGAGGAEGAIDASNILKPALARGELQLIGATTLDEYQKYIEKDAALERRFATIQVDEPTEEEAEQILKGLRPRYEAHHGVTITDEALHQAVVLSSRYITTRFLPDKAIDLVDESAAKVRLDKANVETKADKLQDELAKLVADKEVAIDHQDFETAANIRTQEADLKTKLADTPEPVNESGVRTDIKVTGDDVAEVVSQWTGVPVTQLQKKESDRLVNLEKILHERVVGQDEAVSAVARAIRRARSGLKDPTRPIGSFMFLGPTGVGKTELAKALAEAMFGSEDAMIRVDMSEYMEKFSTSRLIGAAPGYVGYDEGGQLTEKVRNKPYSVVLLDEVEKAHPDVFNILLQVLDDGYLTDSKGRRVDFRNTILIMTSNIGATAIRDDKTVGFGAKDPQADFNAMKSRMLDELKKAFRPEFLNRIDETVVFHSLNKAELHEIVKIMTKTVLSRIKDQGIDVKITPAGIDAVAAAGFDPEYGARPIRRALQTGVEDQLSELLLTGQAKTGDLIQIGAKKGKLTFTVKENKGKQKENGASKEPVKA; this comes from the coding sequence ATGGACAACTTATTTACCCCTAGTGCTAAAAATGTATTGCTTTTAGCCCAGGAACAAGCGAAGTACTTCCATCATCATGCTGTTGGGACAGAACATTTGCTCATGGCACTGGTCATGGAAAAAGATGGTATCGCTGGTAAGACGCTGCGTCAGTTAGGGGTCACTGAAAATGATGTCCATGACGAGATCGAGCGCTTCACAGGGTATGGGACTGTTGATGCCGCTGGTCAAGCTAGTGATAGTTATTTGCCTTACTCACCAAAAGGTAAAGAGATTTTGGCGTTTGCAGGTGACGAAGCAAAACGGTTAGGTGCTTTAAAGATCGGTACCGAGCACGTTTTGCTTGGCTTGCTACGTGAAGATGACATCTTGGCAGCACGGATTTTGCAAAACCTTGGTCTCAGTCTTTCGAAGACGCGTCAGATGGTTTTCAAGAAGATGGGGATTGCGGACACTGCAGCAAAGCGTCGCCCAATGGCACGTGGCGGTGCTCGTCAAGATGGACAAGGTACGCCAACGCTAGATGGTTTGGCGCGGGATTTGACTCAAATGGCGCGCGAGAATCGGATGGATCCGGTTGTTGGGCGTGACAAAGAAGTACGCCGGCTGATCCAGATTCTGGCACGGCGGACAAAGAACAACCCTGTACTGATTGGCGAACCTGGTGTTGGTAAAACTGCAATTGCAGAAGGCTTTGCTGAGAAAATTGTGTCTGGTAAAGTGCCGGATGACATGGTCAACAAGCGTTTGATGATGCTTGACATGGGTTCACTTGTCGCTGGCACCAAGTATCGTGGTGAGTTTGAAGATCGGCTGAAGAAGATCATTGATGAAATTTATAAAGATGGCAATGTCATTTTGTTCATTGATGAATTGCATACTTTGATCGGTGCTGGCGGCGCAGAAGGCGCTATTGATGCTTCCAATATTTTGAAACCGGCATTAGCTCGTGGTGAATTACAATTGATCGGTGCCACGACCTTAGATGAATATCAAAAGTATATTGAAAAAGATGCTGCTTTGGAGCGGCGGTTTGCGACGATTCAAGTCGACGAACCAACTGAAGAAGAAGCTGAACAAATTTTGAAGGGCTTGCGTCCTCGTTATGAGGCGCATCACGGTGTCACGATTACTGACGAAGCGCTGCATCAGGCGGTGGTTTTGTCATCACGGTACATCACGACACGGTTTTTGCCTGACAAGGCAATTGATCTAGTTGACGAAAGTGCGGCGAAGGTTCGCTTGGACAAGGCCAATGTTGAGACGAAGGCCGACAAGCTTCAGGATGAACTGGCCAAGCTGGTAGCTGATAAAGAAGTCGCTATTGACCATCAAGATTTCGAAACGGCTGCGAACATCCGGACTCAGGAAGCTGATTTAAAAACGAAGTTGGCCGACACGCCTGAACCAGTTAATGAAAGTGGCGTTCGAACTGACATTAAAGTGACGGGCGACGATGTGGCAGAAGTGGTTTCTCAATGGACCGGTGTGCCAGTCACCCAGTTGCAGAAAAAAGAATCCGATCGCTTGGTTAACTTGGAGAAGATCCTGCATGAGCGGGTTGTTGGCCAAGACGAAGCAGTTTCCGCTGTTGCGCGTGCTATCCGGCGTGCTCGTTCTGGTTTGAAAGATCCGACGCGGCCAATTGGTTCCTTCATGTTCCTCGGGCCGACAGGTGTTGGGAAAACGGAGCTGGCTAAGGCGTTAGCCGAGGCAATGTTTGGTTCTGAGGATGCCATGATCCGGGTTGATATGTCTGAGTACATGGAGAAATTTAGTACCAGTCGGTTGATCGGCGCGGCCCCTGGTTACGTTGGTTACGACGAAGGCGGTCAACTAACCGAAAAAGTCCGCAACAAGCCTTACTCGGTTGTGTTGTTGGACGAAGTTGAAAAGGCGCATCCAGATGTCTTTAACATTTTGTTGCAGGTGCTGGATGATGGCTATTTAACCGATTCGAAGGGTCGGCGGGTTGATTTCCGTAACACGATTTTGATCATGACCAGTAATATCGGCGCAACCGCTATTCGTGACGATAAGACTGTTGGCTTTGGTGCCAAGGATCCACAAGCTGACTTTAACGCCATGAAGAGCCGGATGCTGGACGAACTTAAAAAAGCGTTCCGACCAGAATTCCTTAACCGAATTGATGAAACCGTGGTCTTCCACAGTCTCAACAAGGCTGAGCTGCATGAAATCGTTAAGATCATGACGAAGACAGTGCTTAGTCGCATTAAGGATCAAGGGATTGACGTTAAAATTACCCCAGCCGGTATTGACGCTGTCGCCGCTGCCGGCTTCGATCCAGAGTACGGTGCACGTCCAATTCGGCGGGCACTGCAAACCGGTGTCGAAGATCAGTTAAGTGAACTCTTATTGACAGGCCAAGCTAAAACCGGTGACTTGATCCAAATCGGTGCTAAAAAAGGCAAGCTGACATTTACTGTTAAAGAGAACAAAGGCAAGCAAAAAGAAAACGGTGCTTCAAAAGAACCCGTTAAAGCCTAG
- a CDS encoding IS30 family transposase, with amino-acid sequence MTHSQTNTHKHYQQLSFSDRATIQALQAAGDTATVIAQKLHRSKATISREITRGSVTQLDSKRHSHQVYLAETAQAMHDRKRDRTGHYAFLKTGRAFFKALSRELTRKPRVHSVDSFVHFYRDQGKACPSTTTVYRYIDAGLLELDNMTLPKKLRRRIKGYKNAHKRKNKKIYGDSIELRPAAVNDRTGVGHWEGDLVKGIRLADEPALMTLTERYSRTEIIVKIPDYHAGTCLKALQDTIDDYGAKEFESITFDNGSEFAKLSEIVGTQIYFAHPYSPWERGTNENANGLLREFFPKGKSLRAITLVEIQAVQSALNHRPRRILNYLRPCDYYRCMA; translated from the coding sequence ATGACCCACTCTCAGACTAACACCCACAAGCATTACCAACAACTCAGTTTTAGCGACCGTGCTACAATTCAGGCCCTTCAGGCTGCTGGTGACACCGCGACCGTGATTGCACAGAAGCTTCATCGCAGTAAAGCGACAATCTCACGAGAAATCACGCGTGGATCTGTAACTCAGCTCGACTCGAAGCGTCACTCGCATCAAGTCTATCTTGCGGAAACTGCCCAAGCCATGCACGACCGTAAACGCGATAGAACCGGTCACTACGCCTTTCTTAAGACCGGCCGTGCGTTCTTCAAGGCTCTCTCCAGGGAGCTTACTCGTAAGCCGCGCGTACACAGCGTTGATAGCTTCGTACACTTCTATCGCGACCAGGGCAAGGCTTGCCCTTCAACGACAACTGTGTATCGCTACATCGACGCCGGGCTGCTTGAGCTAGACAACATGACACTTCCCAAGAAGCTCCGACGCCGCATCAAAGGCTATAAGAACGCCCACAAGCGCAAGAATAAGAAGATATACGGCGACTCAATCGAGTTGCGTCCTGCGGCCGTGAATGACCGCACAGGCGTGGGACATTGGGAAGGCGACTTGGTCAAGGGTATTCGCTTAGCTGATGAGCCAGCATTAATGACGCTCACAGAACGGTACAGCCGGACTGAGATCATCGTCAAGATTCCTGACTATCATGCGGGCACCTGCCTTAAAGCCTTGCAGGACACGATCGACGACTACGGGGCCAAGGAATTTGAGAGTATCACTTTTGACAATGGTTCCGAGTTTGCCAAGTTATCAGAGATTGTTGGAACCCAGATTTACTTCGCACATCCGTACTCGCCTTGGGAGCGTGGCACAAACGAGAACGCCAATGGACTGCTTAGGGAATTCTTCCCGAAAGGGAAGTCTCTCAGAGCAATTACCCTGGTTGAAATTCAAGCAGTCCAATCCGCACTGAACCATCGTCCCAGACGTATTCTGAACTATCTTCGCCCATGCGATTACTACCGATGCATGGCGTAA